Proteins encoded in a region of the Pigmentiphaga litoralis genome:
- the rpiA gene encoding ribose-5-phosphate isomerase RpiA, which translates to MLSQQELKQQAADAALQFVDEVAAPDVVIGVGTGSTADLFIDGLAAYQGRIRGAVASSERSAARLASHGIEVFDLNDVAWMPIYVDGADEIDDHLHMIKGGGGALTREKIVASVAEKFICIADESKLVEHMGTFPLPIEVIPMAREAVARIVRLLGGTPNLRAGFTTDNGNMILDVKGMRITEPQGLEKVLNDIPGIVTNGLFALRGADVALLATQSGVRRLDKPRHA; encoded by the coding sequence ATGCTTTCTCAACAGGAACTCAAGCAGCAGGCGGCCGATGCGGCCCTGCAATTCGTCGATGAAGTCGCCGCGCCCGACGTCGTGATCGGTGTCGGCACGGGCTCGACCGCCGACCTGTTCATCGATGGCCTTGCCGCCTACCAGGGCCGCATCCGCGGCGCGGTCGCGAGTTCCGAACGCAGCGCGGCGCGGCTAGCTTCGCACGGCATCGAAGTGTTCGACCTGAACGATGTGGCATGGATGCCCATCTATGTCGATGGCGCCGACGAGATCGACGACCATCTGCACATGATCAAGGGTGGCGGCGGCGCGCTGACACGCGAAAAGATCGTGGCGTCGGTGGCCGAAAAATTCATCTGCATTGCCGACGAATCCAAGCTGGTCGAGCACATGGGCACCTTCCCGCTGCCGATCGAAGTGATCCCGATGGCGCGTGAAGCCGTCGCGCGCATCGTGCGCCTGCTCGGCGGGACACCGAACCTGCGCGCCGGATTCACGACCGACAACGGCAACATGATCCTCGACGTCAAGGGCATGCGCATCACCGAACCCCAGGGGCTCGAAAAGGTGCTCAACGACATTCCAGGCATCGTCACCAATGGCCTGTTCGCCCTGCGCGGCGCCGACGTGGCCCTGCTGGCGACCCAGTCCGGCGTGCGCCGGCTCGACAAGCCCCGCCACGCCTGA
- the phoU gene encoding phosphate signaling complex protein PhoU: MTEHTNKQYDAELEEVRSRFLQMGGLVESQITGAIDGLANGDLVALDAVVQRDAEVNRFEVELDEACSHILARRQPTAGDLRMMITVIKMITDMERAGDEAEKIARMAKLIHEAGRMNMPAVELWHMANSVVTMLRKALDAFARLDAQAAAQVVRQDKVVDAEWQGVIRQLVTYMIEDPRTISRSIELLFIAKALERIGDHAKNMCELVVYMVKGRDVRHTGVDNVEREAAAN, from the coding sequence ATGACTGAACATACCAATAAACAATACGACGCTGAACTCGAAGAGGTCCGCTCGCGCTTCCTCCAGATGGGCGGCCTGGTCGAGTCCCAGATTACCGGCGCGATCGACGGCCTGGCGAACGGCGACCTGGTGGCGCTCGACGCCGTGGTCCAGCGCGACGCCGAAGTGAACCGTTTCGAAGTCGAACTGGATGAGGCCTGCAGCCACATCCTGGCGCGCCGCCAGCCAACCGCGGGCGATCTGCGCATGATGATCACGGTCATCAAGATGATCACCGACATGGAACGCGCCGGCGACGAAGCCGAGAAGATCGCGCGGATGGCCAAGCTCATCCATGAAGCCGGCCGCATGAACATGCCGGCCGTGGAACTCTGGCACATGGCCAACAGCGTCGTGACGATGCTGCGCAAGGCGCTGGACGCCTTCGCCCGCCTGGACGCGCAAGCCGCGGCCCAGGTCGTGCGCCAGGACAAGGTGGTCGATGCCGAGTGGCAAGGCGTGATCCGGCAGCTGGTGACCTACATGATCGAAGATCCGCGCACCATTTCGCGGTCGATCGAACTGCTGTTCATCGCCAAGGCGCTGGAGCGGATCGGCGACCATGCCAAGAACATGTGCGAACTGGTGGTCTACATGGTCAAGGGTCGGGACGTGCGTCACACGGGCGTGGACAACGTGGAACGCGAAGCCGCCGCCAACTGA
- a CDS encoding oxidative damage protection protein codes for MARMIQCVKLKREAEGLDYAPYPGELGARIYQNVSKEAWADWVQNQTRLVNENRLNLADSRARKYLAQQMEKFLFEDGTVDVHGYVPPTA; via the coding sequence ATGGCTCGAATGATTCAATGCGTCAAACTCAAGCGCGAAGCCGAAGGGCTGGATTACGCCCCCTACCCCGGTGAACTGGGCGCGCGCATCTACCAGAACGTGTCCAAGGAAGCGTGGGCCGACTGGGTGCAGAACCAGACGCGCCTGGTCAACGAAAACCGCCTGAACCTGGCGGACAGCCGCGCCCGCAAGTACCTGGCGCAGCAGATGGAAAAGTTTCTGTTCGAAGACGGCACGGTTGACGTGCACGGCTACGTGCCCCCGACGGCCTGA
- a CDS encoding Bug family tripartite tricarboxylate transporter substrate binding protein gives MHAFTAHLPRLACAGLFGLLPALAPKAAMAQDAYPNHPIRLIVPFQAGSATDAAARVVGQKMSASLGQTVIIDNRVGASGFIGAEAVVRAAPDGYTMLLGTVSTQAVGPSLNSNLSFDPEKDLTPIGLIGSSPYVLVTASKMPYADLPAFIAQAKAQPGKLTYASAGTTSMANLSAQLLSTLAKIQLTHVPYKSSAQSVTDTLNGTIDIQFASVMPVLPHVKTGALKALAVSGAQRMPLLPDVPTVAELGLKGYETGLWMGLFAPKGTPAPVLDRLSTSLTAALADPEVDKALLGQGIQGMRVGRGELTGFVRSETEKWSKVVKAAGITAE, from the coding sequence ATGCACGCCTTTACCGCCCACCTTCCCCGGCTCGCCTGCGCGGGATTATTCGGACTTTTGCCCGCCCTGGCGCCCAAGGCTGCGATGGCCCAGGACGCCTACCCCAACCATCCCATCCGGCTGATCGTGCCCTTCCAGGCCGGCAGCGCCACCGACGCGGCCGCCCGAGTGGTCGGGCAGAAGATGTCGGCGAGCCTGGGCCAGACCGTGATCATCGACAACCGTGTCGGCGCAAGCGGGTTCATCGGCGCCGAAGCCGTGGTGCGCGCCGCGCCCGATGGCTACACCATGCTGCTGGGCACCGTCAGCACGCAGGCGGTGGGCCCCAGCCTCAACAGCAATCTGTCGTTCGATCCGGAAAAGGACCTGACGCCGATCGGCCTGATCGGCTCGTCACCCTATGTGCTGGTGACCGCGTCCAAGATGCCTTACGCCGACCTGCCCGCCTTCATAGCGCAGGCCAAGGCGCAGCCCGGCAAGCTGACCTACGCCTCGGCCGGCACCACCAGCATGGCCAACTTGTCGGCACAGTTGCTGTCGACGCTGGCCAAGATCCAATTGACCCATGTGCCCTACAAAAGCTCGGCGCAGTCGGTCACGGACACCCTGAACGGCACCATCGACATCCAGTTCGCGTCGGTGATGCCGGTGCTGCCGCACGTCAAGACGGGGGCGCTGAAGGCGCTGGCGGTCTCGGGCGCGCAGCGGATGCCGCTGCTGCCCGACGTGCCGACCGTGGCCGAACTTGGCCTGAAGGGTTACGAGACCGGCTTGTGGATGGGGCTGTTCGCCCCCAAAGGCACGCCGGCTCCGGTGCTCGATCGCCTGTCGACGTCGCTGACTGCCGCCTTGGCGGACCCGGAAGTCGACAAGGCCCTGCTGGGTCAGGGCATCCAGGGCATGCGCGTCGGCCGCGGCGAGCTGACCGGCTTTGTGCGCAGCGAAACGGAAAAATGGAGCAAGGTGGTAAAGGCGGCCGGGATCACTGCGGAATAA
- a CDS encoding NAD(P)-dependent oxidoreductase has translation MTSRPHLVVEQDVFTRVIDVVLNDQCTADRRAAFADFFAHDVPDFEGWRQGLRDRCTRVAPSRVTFVETVEELHRALPDADAVVVESLPIGASELALAPRLRAVQKFGFITRNIDLQACEARGVPVLPLRRRANVACAEQALMMMLALAKRLPEVNGKTSVALLKAAGFAPAPFDRRHTPSSNWARIPDIAMLQGATLGIIGFGEIGREVAARAQAFGMKIVYTQRTQLDAETERTWHAEYRDMDTLLGMSDWLLAQLPATPSTENLLDAAAFKKMKRGVRLINVSRAQVMSRDAVLGALRDGTLGGMGLDTLWTEPGDDDDELLQYPQVVLTPHLAGSPRLNATGDFEELISGLDRALRP, from the coding sequence GTGACCTCACGCCCGCATCTTGTCGTCGAGCAGGACGTCTTCACCCGCGTGATCGATGTAGTTCTCAACGATCAGTGCACTGCGGACCGCCGCGCCGCCTTTGCCGATTTCTTTGCGCATGACGTGCCCGATTTCGAAGGCTGGCGGCAAGGCTTGCGGGATCGCTGCACCCGCGTCGCCCCGTCGCGCGTCACCTTTGTCGAGACGGTTGAAGAACTGCACCGGGCCTTGCCCGACGCGGATGCGGTGGTGGTGGAATCGCTGCCGATCGGCGCCAGCGAACTGGCGTTGGCGCCGCGCTTGCGCGCGGTGCAGAAGTTCGGATTCATTACCCGCAACATCGACCTGCAGGCCTGTGAAGCGCGCGGCGTGCCCGTGCTGCCGCTGCGCCGCCGCGCCAATGTGGCCTGTGCCGAACAGGCCCTGATGATGATGCTGGCTTTGGCCAAACGCCTGCCGGAAGTCAACGGCAAGACCAGTGTGGCCTTGCTGAAGGCCGCAGGCTTTGCACCCGCGCCCTTCGATCGGCGGCACACCCCCAGTTCGAACTGGGCGCGGATTCCGGACATTGCCATGCTGCAGGGGGCCACGCTGGGCATCATCGGTTTCGGCGAGATCGGCCGCGAAGTCGCGGCGCGCGCGCAGGCTTTCGGCATGAAGATCGTTTACACGCAGCGCACGCAACTGGATGCGGAAACGGAGCGGACCTGGCACGCGGAGTATCGTGACATGGACACGCTGCTCGGCATGTCGGACTGGTTGCTGGCGCAACTGCCCGCCACGCCGTCCACCGAAAACCTGCTGGACGCCGCGGCGTTCAAGAAGATGAAACGTGGCGTGCGTCTGATCAATGTGTCGCGCGCGCAGGTCATGTCGCGTGATGCCGTGCTGGGCGCGCTGCGCGACGGCACGCTGGGCGGCATGGGCCTGGACACCCTGTGGACCGAACCGGGCGATGATGATGACGAATTGCTGCAGTACCCGCAGGTAGTGCTGACGCCGCATCTGGCGGGCAGCCCGCGCTTGAATGCGACCGGGGATTTCGAAGAACTGATTTCCGGACTGGATCGGGCGCTGCGGCCCTGA
- a CDS encoding carboxymuconolactone decarboxylase family protein encodes MARIPYVDETTNPELAPAIGRIRAERRGKLIPVYGLLLHSPAIAEEWLAFINAVRWKTQLGARLREIVILRVAVLNHASYVVDVHRQHFTGKDGLDDAACDALLADTVDSDAFSPTEHAVIAYVDALTREAQVPDAVFARLRPKFDTRQIVELSVLIGAYNMHTRVLNALRIDPE; translated from the coding sequence GTGGCCCGTATCCCCTACGTCGATGAGACGACCAACCCCGAACTGGCGCCGGCCATCGGGCGGATCCGCGCGGAACGCCGCGGCAAGCTGATCCCCGTCTATGGCCTGCTGCTGCACAGCCCGGCAATTGCCGAAGAGTGGCTGGCGTTCATCAATGCGGTGCGGTGGAAGACGCAGCTGGGCGCGCGCCTGCGCGAAATCGTGATCTTGCGGGTGGCCGTGCTCAATCACGCCAGCTATGTGGTCGACGTGCACCGGCAACACTTCACCGGCAAGGATGGCCTGGATGACGCCGCGTGCGATGCGCTGCTGGCCGACACGGTCGACAGCGACGCATTCAGCCCGACCGAACACGCCGTGATCGCCTATGTCGATGCGTTGACACGCGAGGCACAGGTGCCCGACGCCGTGTTTGCCCGGCTGCGTCCGAAGTTCGACACGCGCCAGATCGTCGAACTGTCGGTGCTGATCGGCGCCTACAACATGCACACGCGCGTGCTCAATGCGCTGCGGATCGATCCGGAATGA
- a CDS encoding LysR family transcriptional regulator → MVRSSAVTPINLQLLAQFEALVQERHVSRAAERMGVGQSTMSAALARLRILFDDPLLVRTAKGMVPTPKALELAKRAHQALELLEPNRVRSKDFDPATSTRQFRILATEGLALLFTPPIAAFLRKQAPGVRLLVQPADMRHTVEALRDQECDVTISNIHHAPPDLRKTLVYPQRACCIVSATHPEIRARMTIKQYLKYPHVLWGADTVSYRSMEASVSQALATGHHYLPSAMRVPNILIVPAVVAATDMIATVPIRIANEAASSLPIRIVKPPFKLADPDISMYWHELSHRDPGHIWFRTAIQEIAKALRPEQ, encoded by the coding sequence ATGGTGCGATCGTCTGCGGTAACGCCCATCAACCTTCAGCTGCTGGCGCAGTTCGAAGCCCTGGTGCAGGAACGTCATGTCAGCCGCGCGGCGGAACGCATGGGCGTGGGCCAGTCCACCATGAGCGCCGCGCTGGCCCGCCTGCGCATCCTGTTCGACGACCCTTTGCTGGTGCGCACGGCCAAGGGCATGGTCCCCACCCCCAAGGCGCTGGAACTGGCCAAACGCGCGCACCAGGCGCTGGAACTGCTGGAACCCAACCGCGTGCGCAGCAAGGATTTCGATCCCGCCACGTCCACGCGCCAGTTCCGCATCCTGGCCACCGAAGGCCTGGCGCTGTTGTTCACGCCGCCGATTGCCGCCTTCCTGCGCAAGCAGGCGCCGGGCGTGCGCCTGCTGGTGCAACCGGCCGACATGCGGCACACCGTGGAAGCGCTGCGTGACCAGGAATGCGACGTGACCATCAGCAACATCCATCACGCGCCGCCCGACCTGCGCAAGACGCTGGTCTACCCGCAGCGCGCGTGCTGCATCGTCAGCGCAACGCATCCCGAGATCCGCGCGCGCATGACCATCAAGCAATATCTGAAGTATCCGCACGTGCTGTGGGGGGCCGACACGGTGTCCTACCGGTCAATGGAAGCGTCGGTCAGCCAGGCGCTGGCCACCGGGCACCACTACCTGCCCAGCGCAATGCGTGTGCCCAACATCCTGATCGTGCCGGCCGTGGTGGCGGCCACCGACATGATCGCGACCGTGCCGATCCGCATCGCCAACGAAGCCGCCAGTTCGTTGCCGATCCGTATCGTCAAGCCGCCGTTCAAGCTGGCTGACCCGGACATCAGCATGTACTGGCACGAACTGAGCCATCGCGACCCGGGGCATATCTGGTTTCGGACGGCGATCCAGGAGATCGCCAAGGCGCTGCGGCCGGAGCAATGA
- a CDS encoding Bug family tripartite tricarboxylate transporter substrate binding protein — MTLRCPTLLSPTLRLNLTRAVLAVSTAVALPLAATLPTLAHAQSYPNQPIRLVVPWPPGGATDAIARFIAQPLSHRLGQTVVVDNKPGAGGNIGTEQFVRSRNDGYTLLMATSSTNAANPSLYARLGFDPVADFAPIVYVATVPNILEVPENSPHKTAKDLIAYAKKHPGELTYGSGGVGSSQHLAGSMLKNAAKIDILHVPYKGSAPAVADLMGGQTSMMLDTGSLGQVRAGKLKALAVASKTRLPMLPDVPTFDEIGVPGMHAGAWYGFMAPAGTPAPIIERLNTEINAILKTPETRKQLLELGAEIGGGTAQEFGAFSKAEIKRYADIVKQSGAKLE, encoded by the coding sequence ATGACCTTGCGTTGCCCCACCCTGCTTTCCCCGACCCTGCGACTGAACCTGACACGCGCCGTGCTGGCCGTGTCGACGGCCGTGGCCCTGCCGCTGGCCGCGACCCTGCCAACCCTGGCGCACGCCCAGAGCTACCCGAACCAGCCGATCCGGCTGGTCGTGCCGTGGCCCCCGGGCGGCGCGACGGACGCCATCGCGCGCTTCATTGCGCAGCCGCTGTCGCACCGCCTGGGCCAGACCGTTGTGGTTGACAACAAACCCGGTGCGGGCGGCAACATCGGCACCGAACAGTTCGTGCGCTCGCGCAACGACGGCTATACGTTGCTGATGGCAACCAGTTCGACCAATGCCGCCAACCCCAGCCTGTACGCGCGCCTGGGCTTCGATCCGGTCGCCGACTTTGCGCCCATCGTGTACGTGGCCACCGTGCCGAACATCCTGGAAGTGCCGGAAAACTCGCCGCATAAAACGGCCAAGGACCTGATTGCCTACGCCAAGAAGCATCCAGGTGAACTGACCTACGGGTCGGGCGGCGTCGGCTCGTCGCAGCACCTGGCCGGGTCCATGCTCAAGAACGCAGCCAAGATCGACATCCTGCACGTGCCCTACAAGGGCAGCGCGCCGGCGGTGGCCGACCTGATGGGTGGCCAGACGTCGATGATGCTGGATACCGGTTCGCTCGGACAGGTGCGTGCCGGCAAGTTGAAGGCGCTGGCCGTTGCGTCGAAAACGCGCCTGCCCATGCTGCCCGACGTGCCCACCTTCGACGAGATCGGCGTCCCGGGCATGCACGCCGGGGCCTGGTACGGCTTCATGGCCCCGGCTGGCACGCCCGCGCCCATCATTGAACGGCTCAACACCGAGATCAATGCGATCCTGAAGACGCCCGAAACCCGCAAGCAGTTGCTGGAACTGGGCGCCGAGATCGGCGGTGGCACGGCGCAGGAATTCGGCGCGTTCTCCAAGGCCGAGATCAAACGGTACGCCGACATCGTCAAGCAGTCGGGCGCCAAGCTCGAATAA
- a CDS encoding RraA family protein yields the protein MSNGFRVLPRVPGDPALVELFRDLPVANISDSLHRMSGALGLQPRHRGGYLLGTALTVKVRPGDNLMIHRALQLGQPGDVLVVDGGGVVERALIGEIMKRVAQARGFAGYVIDGAIRDAQAFADDDFPCYSRGITHRGPYKDGPGEINVPVSIGGAVVHPGDIVAGDRDGVVFIPPADAREVAAATRKKGSDEVATMASIADGTYDDAWVQEFLASKGLR from the coding sequence GTGTCGAACGGCTTTCGCGTCCTCCCCCGCGTCCCTGGCGACCCCGCCCTGGTTGAACTCTTTCGTGACCTGCCGGTTGCCAACATCAGCGACAGTCTGCATCGCATGTCGGGCGCCCTTGGCCTGCAACCGCGGCATCGCGGCGGCTACCTGCTTGGAACGGCCCTGACGGTCAAGGTGCGGCCTGGCGACAACCTGATGATCCATCGCGCCCTGCAACTGGGCCAGCCCGGCGACGTGCTGGTGGTCGATGGCGGCGGCGTGGTCGAACGCGCGCTGATCGGCGAAATCATGAAACGCGTGGCGCAGGCCCGCGGCTTTGCGGGCTACGTCATCGATGGTGCGATTCGCGACGCGCAGGCCTTTGCCGATGACGACTTCCCCTGCTATTCGCGCGGCATCACCCATCGCGGCCCGTACAAGGATGGCCCCGGGGAAATCAATGTGCCCGTCAGCATTGGCGGCGCGGTCGTGCATCCGGGTGACATTGTCGCGGGCGATCGTGACGGCGTGGTGTTCATCCCGCCGGCCGATGCGCGCGAAGTCGCCGCAGCGACCCGCAAGAAAGGCAGCGACGAAGTCGCGACCATGGCCAGCATTGCCGATGGCACGTATGACGATGCCTGGGTGCAGGAATTCCTGGCGAGCAAAGGACTGCGCTGA
- a CDS encoding LysR family transcriptional regulator — translation MTLRQLEAFYWSAVLGNFSAAAVKLHMTQSALSKRVAELESVLGMRLFDRDGYRPQVTAQGRSLLEKARRMLALQTEIQEMDGAQAELVGDCRFGITELVAMTWLPELVASLRDQHPGVVLEPDVDVSMGLHEKLLAGAIDFAVMPMRSPDRSLVSEPLSKVEFAWMASPELVGERASLTPALLATHPVLVQSAGSGLTPIFDAWSHSNGLSIHRTLASNSLAAIADMVVAGLGIGFLPVAHFSPLRDRGDLCQLRTARKVPWLDYYLVHRPDETSGVARALFSAVRQTCDFVKPHRLARGKVIAASRAKGRAAGRRVTPAV, via the coding sequence ATGACGCTCAGGCAACTCGAAGCCTTCTACTGGTCGGCCGTGCTGGGCAACTTTTCGGCCGCCGCGGTCAAGCTGCACATGACGCAATCGGCGTTGTCCAAACGGGTGGCCGAACTGGAAAGCGTGCTGGGCATGCGCTTGTTCGACCGCGACGGTTATCGGCCGCAAGTCACCGCGCAGGGGCGCAGCCTGCTGGAGAAAGCACGCCGCATGCTTGCGTTGCAAACCGAGATCCAGGAGATGGATGGCGCGCAGGCCGAGCTGGTCGGCGACTGCCGCTTCGGCATTACCGAACTGGTGGCCATGACCTGGCTGCCCGAACTGGTCGCGTCGCTGCGCGACCAGCATCCGGGGGTGGTGCTCGAGCCCGATGTGGATGTGTCGATGGGCCTGCACGAGAAGCTGCTGGCGGGCGCCATCGACTTTGCCGTCATGCCCATGCGTTCGCCCGACCGCAGCCTGGTCAGCGAACCGCTCAGCAAGGTGGAATTTGCGTGGATGGCATCACCGGAACTGGTAGGTGAACGCGCATCCCTGACGCCGGCGCTGCTGGCCACGCATCCGGTGCTGGTGCAAAGCGCGGGGTCGGGGCTCACGCCGATCTTTGACGCGTGGTCCCACAGCAATGGCCTGTCGATCCACCGCACCCTGGCCAGCAACAGCCTGGCCGCCATTGCCGATATGGTCGTTGCGGGACTGGGTATCGGCTTTTTGCCGGTGGCGCACTTTTCACCGCTGCGCGATCGCGGCGACCTGTGCCAGTTGCGCACGGCACGCAAGGTGCCCTGGCTCGACTATTACCTGGTGCACCGGCCCGACGAAACCAGCGGCGTCGCCCGCGCACTCTTCAGCGCGGTGCGGCAGACCTGCGATTTTGTGAAGCCGCATCGGCTCGCGCGGGGAAAGGTGATAGCGGCGAGCCGCGCCAAGGGCAGGGCAGCTGGCCGCCGCGTCACCCCAGCCGTTTGA
- the argA gene encoding amino-acid N-acetyltransferase, with amino-acid sequence MTAPALTPPLTPADPDVHAQFVQWFREVAPYVHAFRGKTFVVAFGGELVQAGALSVLIQDLSLLSALGVRLVLVHGSRPQVNEQLRLKGIDFQFDRGLHITDAAALECAKEAAGEIRLDIEAAFSQGLPNTPMSHAHIRVVSGNFITARPVGVIDGIDYRHTGLVRKVDAEALQFVINHGSIALLSPLGFSPTGEAFNLAMEELATSVAVALRAEKLIFLTDAPSIMDPEGNVDTELARDDADALVATGDIDPGTTVVLRHASRAVKLGVARAHLIPFDMDGGVLLEIFTHDGVGTMVVEDLLDDLRPATIDDVGAIVQLIEPLETDGTLVRRGRGSIERDVEKFSVAEHDGVIFGCVALYPYPAEKMAEMACLTVNSQWQGTGEGDKLLRHVESRARAVGITRLFVLTTRTAHWFIKRGFVPASVSDLPKDKQSHYDRNRNSQVFIKRLG; translated from the coding sequence ATGACCGCCCCTGCCCTGACTCCGCCCCTGACTCCCGCCGACCCCGACGTGCACGCCCAGTTCGTGCAATGGTTCCGAGAGGTCGCGCCCTATGTGCACGCCTTCCGAGGCAAGACCTTCGTGGTGGCGTTCGGCGGGGAACTGGTCCAGGCCGGCGCCCTCAGCGTGCTGATCCAGGATCTGTCGCTGCTCAGCGCCCTGGGCGTCCGCCTGGTGCTGGTGCACGGCTCGCGTCCCCAGGTCAACGAACAGCTGCGGCTCAAGGGCATCGACTTCCAGTTCGACCGCGGCCTGCACATCACCGACGCCGCGGCGCTCGAGTGCGCCAAGGAAGCCGCCGGCGAAATCCGGCTCGACATCGAAGCGGCGTTCAGCCAGGGCCTGCCCAACACCCCCATGTCGCACGCGCACATCCGCGTCGTCTCGGGCAACTTCATTACCGCGCGGCCAGTCGGCGTGATCGACGGCATCGACTACCGCCACACCGGACTGGTCCGCAAGGTCGACGCCGAAGCCCTGCAATTCGTCATCAACCACGGGTCCATCGCCTTGCTGTCGCCGCTGGGCTTTTCGCCGACCGGTGAAGCGTTCAACCTGGCGATGGAAGAACTGGCCACCAGCGTGGCCGTTGCCCTGCGCGCCGAAAAGCTGATCTTCCTGACCGATGCGCCTTCCATCATGGACCCCGAAGGCAATGTCGACACCGAACTGGCGCGCGACGACGCCGACGCGCTGGTCGCGACCGGTGACATCGACCCCGGCACCACGGTTGTGCTTCGCCACGCGTCCCGCGCGGTCAAGCTTGGCGTGGCCCGTGCCCATCTGATCCCGTTCGACATGGACGGCGGCGTCCTGCTCGAGATCTTTACGCATGACGGCGTCGGCACCATGGTGGTTGAAGACCTGCTCGACGACCTGCGCCCCGCCACCATCGACGATGTCGGCGCCATCGTGCAGCTGATCGAACCGCTGGAAACCGACGGCACCCTGGTGCGACGCGGCCGCGGCAGCATCGAACGCGACGTTGAAAAATTCTCGGTTGCCGAGCACGACGGCGTGATTTTCGGCTGTGTGGCGCTGTATCCCTACCCCGCCGAAAAGATGGCCGAAATGGCCTGCCTGACCGTCAACTCGCAATGGCAGGGCACCGGCGAAGGCGACAAGCTGCTGCGCCACGTCGAATCGCGCGCCCGCGCCGTCGGCATTACGCGCCTGTTCGTGCTGACGACCCGCACCGCGCATTGGTTCATCAAACGCGGGTTTGTTCCTGCAAGTGTGTCCGATCTGCCAAAAGACAAGCAGTCGCACTACGATCGCAACCGTAACAGTCAGGTGTTCATCAAACGGCTGGGGTGA